The sequence below is a genomic window from Variovorax paradoxus B4.
GTCAGGGCGAGAACCAGGCCGAAGCCGATGGCCAGGCGCGTCCCGATGCGCGTGTTGGAAAGGAAGTTCATCGTGGGGTACCGAATTGGAGTGAAGGAACGGCGAAGGCGTGCGAAGCGAGGAAAGGCACGGTCTCAGATTGGCGCCACCTCCGGCGCGTGGTAATGAACGGGGCTGGTTTGCCGCAAGGCGGGTGTGGCTTGGCGCGGCTGGCCGTCCAGCCTGAACACGCTCACGGCCTCCACCAGGCTCGCGGCCTGCTCCTGCATCGACTGCGCCGCGGCGGCCGCCTCTTCCACCAGCGCCGCGTTCTGCTGCGTCACCTGGTCCATCTGCGCAATCGCCTGGTTCACCTGCTCGATGCCCGTGCTCTGCTCCTGGCTGGCCGCGGTGATCTCGCCGATGATGTCGGTCACACGTTTGACGCTGCCCACGATCTCGGCCATCGTCTTGCCGGCTTCGCCGACGAGCGCGCTGCCCACGTCGACCTTGCCGACCGAGTCGTCGATCAGGCCCTTGATTTCCTTGGCCGCTGCGCCCGAGCGCTGCGCGAGGTTTCTCACTTCGGAGGCCACGACCGCAAAACCTCTGCCCTGTTCGCCGGCACGCGCGGCTTCCACGGCCGCGTTCAGCGCCAGGATGTTGGTCTGGAACGCGATGCCGTCGATCACGCCGATGATGTCGACGATCTTTTTCGAGGACGCATTGATGGAGGCCATGGTGTCCACCACCTGGCCCACGACGTTGCCGCCCTTCACTGCCACTTCGGAGGCCGACAAGGCCAGCTGGTTGGCCTGCCGTGCGTTGTCGGCGTTCTGCTTCACGGTGCTCGTGAGTTCTTCCATCGACGCGGCCGTCTGCTCCAGCGAACTCGCCTGCTCCTCCGTTCTGGAAGACAGGTCCTGGTTGCCAGCGGCGATCTCGCCCGAGGCGGTGGCGATCGCGTCGGTGCCCTGGCGCACGCCGCTGACCACCTTGGCAAGGCTCGCATTCATGTTCTTCAATGCCAGCATCAGCTGGCCCGTCTCGTCGCGGGACGACGATTCGATGCGGCTGGTGAGATCGCCGTCCGCCACGGTCTGCGCCACGCGCACGGCCTCGGTCAGCGGACGCGTGATGCTCCGGGTCAGGAGCCATGCCAGCACGGCGCCGAGCAGCAGCGCGGCCACGGCCAGCACGATCACGTTCATGCGGCCCGCGCGGTTCAGGCTTTCCACGGCGTCGGCGGCCTTGTCGATCCGCTCTGCCTGGTGCGTCAGCATGCCGCGGATGCTCGCGTCGTAGACCTCGAGCATCGGCACCAGCTTGTCGTTCGTGAGCCGGGCCGCCTCGTCCTGCTTGCCTTCGGCCTTGAGCTTGAGGATGGAATTGCGCAGGCCCACGTACTGGCTGCGCTTCTCCTTGATGCCGGCACTGATCGCCTGCTCCTCGGGCGAATCCAGCATCGCCTCGAGTTTGGTCTGCGTCTCTGAAATGCCCGCACTGGTCTTGCTCATGTGCTTCTGCAGGTACTCCTGCACTTCCGCGTCGTTGCTCTTGACCAATGCGAAGGTGCGCACGCTGTTGCTGCTGGTGTTCAGCAGCCAGTTGGCGGCCAGGCGCTCTTTCACGAGCGAGCGCTGCACCATCTCCTGTACCGCGTCGCCCACGCCCTGCAGACGGAACACGCCGATGCCCGCGATGCACGCCATGAGCGCGAGTACCAGCGCAAAACCGATGCCAAGCCGCGTGCCGATCTTCAGGTTCTTCATGCCGATTGCTCCGTGCGCGTCACGTCAGACGACCTTCTCGACCAGGCCCATCTCGTCGCTGGACATCAGCTTGTCGATGTCCACCAGGATCAGCATCCGCTCGTCCAGCGTGCCCAGCCCGATCAGGTAGTCGGTGTCCAGCACCGAGCCCATCTCCGGCGCCGGCTTGATCTGCTCCGCGCTCAAGGTGATCACGTCCGACACGCTGTCCACCACCATGCCCACCACGCGCCCACCGATGTTCAGCACGATCACCACCGTGAACTGGTCGTAGCTCGGCGTGCCCAGCTTGAACTTGATGCGCATGTCGATGATCGGAACGATGATCCCGCGCAGGTTCACCACGCCCTTGATGTATTCCGGCGCATTCGCAATGCGCGTCACCGCGTCGTAGCCGCGCAGCTCCTGCACCTTCTGGATGTCGATGCCGTATTCCTCCTGGCCCAGCGTGAAGGAAAGAAATTCCAGCGGCCGGCCGGGCCGTGACGGGGCGGTGTGGCGGCTGTCGGTGGTTTGTTGGGATGTTGTGTTCATCGGGAAATCTGTCGCTGTTGGCTAGAACTCGGGCCACCCGCCACCGGCTGCGCCGGCCATGGCCAGCTGCGGGGACGCGGGTGCTTCTTGGGTCTTCTTGCCCGGCGCCAGGCGCCGGGACTTCGGGGAGGCTTCGGACGGCCGGACCGCCTTCGGTGCGGCGGAAGCGAGGCGTGCATTCGCTGCCGCAGCAGCGGCGTTGTCGCTGTCGAGCCTGAACACGCTGACCGACGCGACCAGGCCCGCGGCCTGCTCCTGCATCGACTGCGCCGCGGCGGCCGCCTCTTCCACCAGCGCCGCGTTCTGCTGCGTCACCTGGTCCATCTGCGCAATCGCCTGGTTCACCTGCTCGATGCCCGTGCTCTGCTCCTGGCTGGCTGCCGTGATCTCGCCCATGATGTCGGTCACGCGCTTCACGCTGTCGACGATCTCGTCCATCGTGCGCCCCGCCTCGGCCACCTGCCGACTGCCGGCTTCGACCTTGTCCACCGAGTCGTCGATCAAG
It includes:
- a CDS encoding methyl-accepting chemotaxis protein, with translation MKNLKIGTRLGIGFALVLALMACIAGIGVFRLQGVGDAVQEMVQRSLVKERLAANWLLNTSSNSVRTFALVKSNDAEVQEYLQKHMSKTSAGISETQTKLEAMLDSPEEQAISAGIKEKRSQYVGLRNSILKLKAEGKQDEAARLTNDKLVPMLEVYDASIRGMLTHQAERIDKAADAVESLNRAGRMNVIVLAVAALLLGAVLAWLLTRSITRPLTEAVRVAQTVADGDLTSRIESSSRDETGQLMLALKNMNASLAKVVSGVRQGTDAIATASGEIAAGNQDLSSRTEEQASSLEQTAASMEELTSTVKQNADNARQANQLALSASEVAVKGGNVVGQVVDTMASINASSKKIVDIIGVIDGIAFQTNILALNAAVEAARAGEQGRGFAVVASEVRNLAQRSGAAAKEIKGLIDDSVGKVDVGSALVGEAGKTMAEIVGSVKRVTDIIGEITAASQEQSTGIEQVNQAIAQMDQVTQQNAALVEEAAAAAQSMQEQAASLVEAVSVFRLDGQPRQATPALRQTSPVHYHAPEVAPI
- a CDS encoding chemotaxis protein CheW encodes the protein MNTTSQQTTDSRHTAPSRPGRPLEFLSFTLGQEEYGIDIQKVQELRGYDAVTRIANAPEYIKGVVNLRGIIVPIIDMRIKFKLGTPSYDQFTVVIVLNIGGRVVGMVVDSVSDVITLSAEQIKPAPEMGSVLDTDYLIGLGTLDERMLILVDIDKLMSSDEMGLVEKVV